The following DNA comes from Flavobacterium sp. N3904.
GTCACCAATCATTTTTTTGTTATTAATGAGTACCGAAAGCACATCGTTCTTGACAAAATTATTAATCTTATCCATCATCAACTGATCGGCCTGTATTCCTTTTCCAAAACTCTGAATCATATTGGCAATGCTATTTTTTATTGTTGACTCCTCTTTTTGATTTAAATCATTGGCAATAGCCGTTTTAATTTCCAACCAAATACCGTTAATGTAATCTTGAACTTCTTTTTTATTGGCAAAACCAAGAACCAAATCATTGATTTTTTGTTGCATTTCGGGTGATTCTTTCAACTCGATTATGAAATCCACCACATAGTTATTTACTTTTTTTCGAATAATACTGTCTTGATGACTTGCCTGCTCCAGAAAATTATACAGTCCATTAAAAATTCCTTCTGTTATTTTCTTATCGGCCAAGCCAAAAGAAAGAAATGGAGTCGAACTTTTAACTTTTTCTTCAATTACGTGTTTGTTGTTTTGCAATTCTACAATTAACGTTTTCAACACATTGGTAACCAACTCTTCTTGTTTATCGCTTTTGGCCAATGATTCCAAACCAAGAGCAATCCATTCGGCAAAATTTACTTTGCTTAATTTACCACTAAACTGGGTTTGTATAAAATGTTGAACTTCTTCATCATCTATCGTTTTCAAAAGGCCAGGAATCACGTTTTCAGCAATTAAATTGGCTACCGTATTGGCATTTTTTACATCAATTAACCAATTGGAAGCTTTTATAGCCACATTAAATTGATCGATTTTCAGTTCTAATTTTTCTTTTATCAAAAACTCGTCTGAAACAAAATTCCCCAGATTCTCCCCAATTTTATCTTTATTACTCGGAATCAAAGCGGTATGCGGTATCGGAATTCCAAGCGGATGCCTGAACAAAGCCACCACCGCAAACCAATCGGCAATTCCACCCACCATCGCTGCTTCGCTAAACGCTTTTAACCAATTTAACTTATAGACATTGGCAACCACAAAAAGAACCACTGCAAAACCCAATAAGATAAGCGCATTTCTTTTCATTTTTGTCAAATTCAGTTCTTTTTTACTATCTTCTTCTATGGATGTATTCATAATGTAACGAATTGATTTCTTAGCTAATTTAAGCAACTAAACTTTAAAAAATAACCGCAAGGTACACAAAGAATACGGCAAAGTGCACTAAGTTTTGCGGGCATTGCGCCTCCTTTGCGAGTATTGCAGTTAAACTTAAAAATTAAAACAAACCCAATACAAAAGAAATAATTTTAAAAGTGTATTTTTGCACTCTGAAAATTCGAAAATATGATTATTCAAAAAACCCGTGAGGAAATAGAATTAATGCGCGAAAGTGCCTTAATCGTATCAAAGACATTAGGAATGATTGCTTCTGAAATAAAAGAAGGAGTTACCACATTATATCTTGACCAAAGAGCCGAAGAATTCATACGCGATCACGGCGCAGTCCCAAGTTTTCTTGGACTTTATGGGTTCCCGAATTCATTGTGTATGAGTCCTAATTCTCAAGTGGTACACGGAATCCCGAACAATAAACCTTTAGAAAGCGGTGATGTGATTTCGGTAGATTGCGGTGCTTTCAAAAACGGTTTTCACGGAGACCACGCTTATTCTTTTGAAATTGGCGAAGTTGCCGAAGAAACTAAAAAATTACTTCAAATTACCAAAGAATCTTTATACGTTGGAATCCGAGAATTGCGAGCTGGAAACCGTGTGGAAGATGTTGGAAATGCTATACAAAAATATACCGAAGCACACGGTTATGGTGTGGTTCGAGAATTGGTTGGACACGGTGTAGGACAAAAAATGCACGAAGATCCCGAAATGCCAAACTACGGAAAAAGAGGTCGTGGAAAGTTACTAATCGAAGGAATGGTTGTGGCTATTGAGCCGATGATCAATATGGGAACCAAAAACATTAAACAACACAAAGACGGTTGGACAATCACCACTGCAGACGGAAAACCTTCCGCGCATTTTGAACACGACGTAGCCATTATAGATGGGAAACCTGAGATATTATCTACTTTCTATTACATCTATAAAGAATTAGGGATTGTGAGCAATGAAGAAGATGAATTTAGAAAAATCCCATTAGTTGTATAATGAAAAAACTCTTTAAACTTATACTAAATACCATCCCTCGTCCTTTATTAATTAGGCTGAGCTATGTGGCACGTCCTATTATCGCTTTCACTTTAAAAGGAAATAATTTCACTGATCCTATCGATGGGAAAAGTTTCAAATCAATGTTGCCTTATGGCTACGAAACACAACGCAACAATGTGCTTTCACCAAGCACACTTTCATTAGAGAGACACCGTTTGCTTTGGTTGTACCTAAATGAGCAAACCGATTTTTTTACCGCTCCAAAGAAAGTATTACATTTTGCACCGGAACAAGCTT
Coding sequences within:
- the map gene encoding type I methionyl aminopeptidase codes for the protein MIIQKTREEIELMRESALIVSKTLGMIASEIKEGVTTLYLDQRAEEFIRDHGAVPSFLGLYGFPNSLCMSPNSQVVHGIPNNKPLESGDVISVDCGAFKNGFHGDHAYSFEIGEVAEETKKLLQITKESLYVGIRELRAGNRVEDVGNAIQKYTEAHGYGVVRELVGHGVGQKMHEDPEMPNYGKRGRGKLLIEGMVVAIEPMINMGTKNIKQHKDGWTITTADGKPSAHFEHDVAIIDGKPEILSTFYYIYKELGIVSNEEDEFRKIPLVV
- a CDS encoding DUF445 domain-containing protein, with product MNTSIEEDSKKELNLTKMKRNALILLGFAVVLFVVANVYKLNWLKAFSEAAMVGGIADWFAVVALFRHPLGIPIPHTALIPSNKDKIGENLGNFVSDEFLIKEKLELKIDQFNVAIKASNWLIDVKNANTVANLIAENVIPGLLKTIDDEEVQHFIQTQFSGKLSKVNFAEWIALGLESLAKSDKQEELVTNVLKTLIVELQNNKHVIEEKVKSSTPFLSFGLADKKITEGIFNGLYNFLEQASHQDSIIRKKVNNYVVDFIIELKESPEMQQKINDLVLGFANKKEVQDYINGIWLEIKTAIANDLNQKEESTIKNSIANMIQSFGKGIQADQLMMDKINNFVKNDVLSVLINNKKMIGDLISSTVKSWDTDEVSKKLELEIGGDLQYIRINGTLVGGLVGLIIYAVELVLHNFIN